The Desulforegula conservatrix Mb1Pa genome contains a region encoding:
- a CDS encoding DNA adenine methylase has translation FYRVVQNHLEEFLKQFKWLLTSRQMFEEWKGQLETGGLTDIQRAARYYYTQRLCYGGRVRNRSFGVSPGRAGKINIVRLEEEMSQVHLRLSGCVIEHLPWQELVSRYDRPDTFFFIDPPYYKAPYYKHNMELDDYKEMAGILGSVKGKFLLTINDLPEIHEVFKAFSLKEVSLKYSVSCRKPTEGKELIFTNY, from the coding sequence TTTTATCGGGTAGTCCAGAATCATTTGGAAGAGTTTTTAAAGCAGTTTAAATGGCTTTTAACTTCAAGGCAGATGTTCGAGGAATGGAAGGGTCAGCTTGAAACAGGCGGTCTGACCGATATCCAGAGAGCTGCCAGATATTATTATACACAGAGGCTTTGCTACGGCGGCAGAGTTAGAAACAGATCGTTCGGAGTGTCTCCTGGAAGGGCAGGCAAGATCAACATAGTCAGGCTTGAGGAAGAAATGTCCCAGGTTCATCTGAGATTATCCGGATGCGTTATTGAGCATCTTCCCTGGCAGGAACTTGTTTCCAGATATGACAGGCCAGACACCTTCTTTTTTATTGACCCGCCTTACTATAAGGCCCCATACTACAAACATAATATGGAGCTGGATGATTATAAGGAAATGGCAGGGATACTCGGAAGCGTGAAAGGCAAGTTTCTTCTGACCATAAACGACCTGCCCGAAATACATGAAGTGTTCAAGGCTTTTAGCCTGAAGGAGGTCTCCCTGAAATACTCAGTGAGTTGTAGGAAACCAACAGAAGGCAAGGAACTGATCTTCACAAATTATTGA
- a CDS encoding sigma-70 family RNA polymerase sigma factor translates to MIEPPPVPVKIAPSSKALVKLDPLQSYLAEISKYKLLTRDQEIEYGIRVQEDDDPEAAYILVTANLRLVVKIALEFQRVWMQNLLDLIQEGNIGLMQAVKKFDPYKNVKFSYYASFWIKAYILKFIMDNWRLVKIGTTQAQRKLFFKLKKEKQKLIDEGFDPRPKLLSERLGVSQKEIIDMDQRLDGWDMSLDAPIKEDSDTGRIEFLNIESDSVEDEIARKEIELILQDKVIEFKKTLSKRELEIFETRIYCDTPLTLQEIGEKYNISRERVRQVEKAIVNKMKIFFRQEIPDFEAYADE, encoded by the coding sequence ATGATTGAGCCTCCACCGGTTCCTGTAAAAATAGCGCCTTCGAGCAAGGCACTTGTGAAGCTGGATCCACTTCAGTCCTATCTTGCGGAAATAAGCAAATACAAGCTCCTTACAAGGGATCAGGAAATAGAGTACGGAATAAGGGTTCAGGAAGATGACGACCCTGAGGCAGCGTATATTCTTGTTACTGCCAATCTGCGTCTTGTGGTGAAGATCGCCCTCGAATTTCAGAGAGTATGGATGCAGAATCTTCTTGATTTAATTCAGGAGGGGAATATTGGCCTTATGCAGGCCGTAAAAAAATTCGATCCTTATAAAAATGTAAAATTTTCATATTATGCTTCTTTCTGGATCAAGGCGTATATTTTAAAATTCATAATGGATAACTGGCGCCTTGTTAAAATAGGCACGACCCAGGCCCAAAGAAAACTTTTCTTTAAGTTGAAAAAAGAGAAGCAGAAGCTTATAGATGAGGGCTTTGATCCAAGGCCAAAGCTTCTTTCAGAGAGACTCGGAGTATCCCAGAAAGAAATCATAGACATGGATCAGCGGCTAGATGGCTGGGATATGTCGCTTGATGCTCCAATAAAGGAAGATTCTGACACAGGACGCATTGAATTTTTGAATATCGAGTCAGATTCGGTTGAAGATGAAATTGCCAGAAAAGAAATTGAGCTGATTCTTCAGGATAAAGTTATTGAATTTAAAAAGACCTTGAGTAAAAGAGAGCTTGAGATTTTTGAAACCAGAATTTATTGTGACACTCCGCTTACTCTACAGGAGATAGGCGAAAAATACAATATTTCCAGGGAACGCGTCAGGCAGGTGGAAAAGGCCATTGTTAACAAGATGAAGATTTTCTTCAGGCAGGAAATTCCTGATTTTGAAGCCTACGCAGATGAATAA